One Jannaschia sp. GRR-S6-38 genomic window carries:
- a CDS encoding [protein-PII] uridylyltransferase family protein — MFRARVTRHPRPFDPDAGAEAAARLAPPAELAALVSGAAGCSPFLGSQMTRERDWLADLWEADPDALLQDLLAEAGALEGDPKAALRRLKRRVGLLVALCDLGGVWDVMAATGALTRFADVALDAALRYATARHARGPVTGDGGLVAIAMGKMGAFELNYSSDIDLVLLFDESRYDPADYGEARAQLLKAARLAMATMSDVTADGYVFRTDLRLRPDPASTPIVLSMEGAERYYEAMGRAWERAAWIKARACAGAVAAGAGFVDRLTPFVWRRHLDFAAVQDAHDMRLRIRDSKGFHDAWDVPGHDVKLGQGGIREIEFFTQTHQIIAGGRDRSLRVRPTLEGLDRLVAAGWVGAEDRAVLAENYRHLRMVEHRLQMVQDAQTHRLPKDADGLRRLACFMGAEDAEAFVADLRERFRAVEAITDPSFRPDAAPAPAPDPIEGAAAVTDRWPTYPALRSERARTIFTRLRPRLLTELARAARPPEALSAFDDFLRGLPAGVQLFSLFEANPELTELIADICATAPDLARYLSRQPGVLDVVIGGSFFAALPDSYDAPVPQGDFETVLDALRRWHREAHFRIGVHLLRRLIEPGQAAEQYARLAEAVLAAAWDAARIETERRYGRVPGLRLAGLGMGSLGAGRLTARSDLDLVVLHDGATGPSDGRRALEAPQWAARFTQVLITALSAPTADGRLYEVDMRLRPSGRQGPVATALSGFRSYQAEEAWVWEHMALTQARAVAGDAGVGRAAMAARAEVLAARRFDAEAVLDALRDMRRRIAEAGRVGGGLSVKAGPGRLQDIALCAQAHALIARATVHGVADQLDMPGWLTAPERAELGAAHRLLSDIQQVLRLITAEDPPGALGQGGWDLLRATCGCSDPAADCDAAAARAAEAIAAALDRGAGAG; from the coding sequence ATGTTCCGCGCCCGCGTCACCCGCCACCCGAGACCCTTCGATCCCGATGCTGGGGCCGAGGCCGCCGCGCGGCTGGCGCCCCCGGCCGAACTCGCGGCGCTGGTGTCTGGCGCGGCCGGGTGCAGCCCCTTCCTCGGCAGCCAGATGACCCGCGAGCGGGACTGGCTCGCCGATCTCTGGGAGGCGGACCCAGACGCCCTGCTGCAGGACCTGCTGGCCGAGGCGGGCGCGCTGGAGGGCGACCCCAAAGCTGCGCTGCGGCGTCTGAAGCGGCGGGTGGGCCTTCTGGTCGCGCTTTGCGATCTGGGTGGGGTCTGGGACGTGATGGCCGCGACCGGTGCGCTGACGCGCTTCGCCGATGTCGCGCTGGACGCGGCGCTGCGCTACGCCACCGCCCGCCACGCGCGCGGCCCGGTCACGGGCGATGGCGGGCTGGTCGCCATCGCCATGGGCAAGATGGGCGCCTTTGAGCTGAACTATTCCAGCGATATCGATCTCGTACTGCTCTTCGACGAGAGCCGCTACGACCCGGCCGATTACGGCGAGGCGCGGGCGCAGCTTCTGAAGGCCGCCCGGCTGGCGATGGCGACGATGTCGGACGTGACGGCGGATGGCTACGTCTTCCGCACCGACCTGCGCCTGCGCCCCGATCCGGCCTCGACCCCGATCGTGCTGTCGATGGAGGGGGCGGAGCGCTACTACGAGGCGATGGGCCGAGCCTGGGAACGCGCCGCCTGGATCAAGGCGCGCGCCTGCGCCGGGGCGGTCGCGGCGGGCGCGGGCTTCGTCGACCGGCTGACGCCCTTCGTCTGGCGGCGGCACCTGGATTTCGCGGCCGTGCAGGATGCGCATGACATGCGGCTGCGGATCCGCGACTCGAAGGGCTTCCACGACGCCTGGGACGTGCCGGGCCACGACGTGAAGCTGGGGCAGGGCGGCATCCGCGAGATCGAGTTCTTCACCCAGACCCACCAGATCATCGCCGGCGGCCGCGACCGCAGCCTGCGTGTCCGCCCGACGCTGGAGGGGCTGGACCGGCTGGTCGCCGCGGGCTGGGTCGGCGCGGAGGACCGCGCCGTCCTGGCCGAGAATTACCGCCACCTGCGGATGGTCGAGCACCGTTTGCAGATGGTGCAGGACGCCCAGACCCATCGCCTGCCGAAGGACGCCGACGGGTTGCGCCGGCTGGCCTGTTTCATGGGGGCGGAGGATGCCGAGGCGTTCGTGGCCGACCTGCGCGAGCGGTTTCGGGCGGTCGAGGCGATCACCGATCCGAGCTTCCGCCCCGATGCCGCGCCCGCGCCCGCGCCGGACCCGATCGAGGGGGCGGCGGCGGTCACCGATCGCTGGCCGACCTATCCCGCGCTGCGCTCGGAACGGGCGCGCACGATCTTCACGCGGCTGCGGCCCCGGCTGCTGACCGAACTGGCCCGCGCGGCGCGCCCGCCAGAGGCGCTGTCGGCCTTCGACGACTTCCTGCGCGGGCTGCCGGCGGGGGTGCAGCTCTTCTCACTCTTCGAGGCCAATCCCGAACTGACAGAGCTGATCGCCGACATCTGCGCCACGGCCCCCGACCTCGCGCGCTACCTGTCGCGCCAGCCGGGCGTGCTGGACGTGGTGATCGGCGGCAGCTTCTTCGCGGCGCTGCCCGACAGCTATGACGCGCCGGTCCCGCAGGGCGATTTCGAGACCGTGCTCGATGCGCTGCGCCGCTGGCATCGCGAGGCGCATTTCCGCATCGGCGTGCACCTGCTGCGCCGGCTGATCGAACCGGGGCAGGCGGCGGAGCAATACGCCCGGCTGGCCGAGGCGGTGCTGGCCGCCGCCTGGGACGCGGCGCGGATCGAGACCGAGCGCCGTTACGGACGCGTGCCGGGGCTGCGGCTGGCGGGGCTCGGGATGGGATCGCTGGGCGCGGGCCGGCTGACGGCGCGGTCGGACCTGGACCTCGTGGTGCTGCATGACGGCGCGACGGGCCCGTCGGACGGGCGGCGCGCGCTGGAGGCGCCGCAATGGGCCGCGCGCTTCACCCAGGTGCTGATCACCGCGCTGTCGGCGCCCACGGCGGACGGGCGGCTCTACGAAGTGGACATGCGGCTGCGCCCCTCGGGGCGGCAGGGGCCGGTCGCGACGGCCCTGTCGGGGTTTCGCAGCTACCAGGCCGAGGAGGCCTGGGTCTGGGAGCACATGGCCCTGACCCAGGCGCGCGCCGTGGCGGGCGACGCGGGCGTCGGGCGGGCCGCGATGGCGGCGCGGGCCGAGGTGCTGGCGGCGCGGCGCTTCGATGCCGAGGCCGTGCTGGACGCGCTGCGCGACATGCGGCGGCGGATCGCCGAGGCCGGGCGCGTGGGCGGCGGACTGTCGGTGAAGGCGGGGCCGGGGCGGCTGCAGGATATCGCGCTCTGCGCGCAGGCCCATGCGCTGATCGCGCGGGCGACGGTGCACGGGGTCGCGGACCAGCTCGACATGCCCGGCTGGCTGACCGCGCCCGAGCGGGCGGAGCTGGGCGCGGCGCATCGCCTGTTGTCGGACATCCAGCAGGTGCTGCGCCTGATCACCGCCGAGGATCCGCCGGGCGCGCTGGGCCAGGGCGGCTGGGACCTGCTGCGGGCGACCTGCGGCTGCAGCGATCCGGCGGCCGATTGCGATGCCGCCGCTGCGCGGGCCGCGGAGGCCATCGCCGCGGCGCTGGACCGGGGGGCGGGGGCGGGCTAG
- a CDS encoding cysteine desulfurase, with protein MFDVQEIRSQFPILAREVNGKPLVYLDNGASAQKPQVVLDTIQRAYGEEYSNVHRGLHTLSTISTENYEAVRGTVARFLGAPSEDHIVFTSGTTEAINLVSYGWAAPRMQAGDEIVLSIMEHHANIVPWHFLRERLGVKLVWVETDVNGDLDPQAVLDAVTDRTRLIAITHLSNVLGTVVDVKAICAGAREKGVPVLVDGSQSAVHMPVDVADLGCDFYAITGHKLYGPSGSGAIFIRPERMAEMRPFMGGGDMIREVHRDTVTWNDPPMKFEAGTPGIVQTIGMGAALEWMMDLGMDAIAAHERDLRDYARTRLDGLNWLNVQGQSAGKAAIFSFTLEGAAHAHDISTVLDKKGVAVRAGQHCAQPLMEHLGLNATCRASFGVYNTRAEVDVLVDALELCHDLFA; from the coding sequence ATGTTTGACGTCCAAGAGATCCGTTCGCAGTTCCCGATCCTCGCGCGCGAGGTGAACGGCAAGCCGCTGGTCTATCTCGACAACGGCGCGTCGGCGCAGAAGCCGCAGGTGGTGCTCGACACGATCCAGCGCGCTTATGGCGAGGAATATTCCAACGTCCACAGGGGCTTGCACACCCTCTCGACGATCTCGACCGAGAATTACGAGGCCGTGCGCGGGACCGTCGCGCGCTTCCTCGGCGCGCCGTCCGAGGACCACATCGTCTTCACGAGCGGAACCACCGAGGCGATCAACCTCGTCAGCTACGGCTGGGCCGCGCCGCGGATGCAGGCGGGCGACGAGATCGTGCTCTCGATCATGGAGCACCACGCCAATATCGTGCCCTGGCATTTCCTGCGCGAGCGGCTGGGCGTGAAGCTCGTCTGGGTCGAGACCGACGTGAACGGCGATCTCGATCCGCAGGCCGTGCTCGACGCGGTGACGGATCGCACCCGATTGATCGCAATCACCCATCTGTCCAACGTCCTGGGCACCGTCGTCGATGTGAAAGCCATCTGCGCCGGTGCCCGCGAGAAGGGCGTCCCGGTGCTGGTCGACGGCAGCCAGAGCGCCGTTCACATGCCTGTCGACGTGGCCGATCTGGGCTGCGACTTCTACGCGATCACGGGACATAAGCTTTATGGACCAAGTGGTTCCGGCGCGATCTTTATCCGCCCGGAGCGGATGGCGGAGATGCGGCCGTTCATGGGGGGCGGGGATATGATCCGGGAGGTGCATCGCGACACGGTGACGTGGAACGACCCGCCGATGAAGTTCGAGGCGGGGACGCCCGGCATCGTGCAGACCATCGGGATGGGCGCCGCGCTGGAATGGATGATGGACCTCGGCATGGATGCCATCGCCGCGCATGAGCGCGATCTGCGCGACTATGCGCGGACGCGGCTGGACGGGCTCAATTGGTTGAACGTCCAAGGACAAAGCGCTGGAAAGGCGGCAATTTTCTCGTTCACGCTGGAGGGGGCGGCGCATGCGCATGACATCTCGACCGTGCTCGACAAGAAGGGCGTCGCGGTGCGTGCGGGGCAGCATTGCGCCCAGCCGCTGATGGAGCATCTGGGCCTGAACGCGACCTGCCGGGCCAGTTTCGGAGTCTACAACACCCGCGCCGAGGTCGATGTGCTGGTCGACGCGCTGGAGCTCTGCCACGACCTGTTCGCCTGA
- a CDS encoding YIP1 family protein, with amino-acid sequence MSVTTDIPRSWLRPRAVMAEHMARGTGDSTAFIFLMAGCLLLFVSRLPALSREAFLTGGDFMLATGGALMAIVFLLPLLMIGLAWIAHLVTRLFGSKGRAENARVATSWTLLAVSPAMLLNGLTEGFVGPGPALQLVGIVALGGFIWIWVNTLYVAEWEPEETHV; translated from the coding sequence ATGTCCGTCACGACGGACATCCCCCGCTCCTGGCTGCGCCCGCGCGCGGTCATGGCCGAGCACATGGCCCGCGGCACCGGCGACAGCACCGCCTTCATCTTCCTGATGGCGGGTTGCCTGCTCTTGTTCGTGTCGCGCCTGCCGGCCCTGTCGCGCGAGGCGTTCCTGACCGGGGGCGACTTCATGCTCGCGACGGGCGGGGCGCTGATGGCGATCGTGTTCCTGCTGCCGCTCCTGATGATCGGGCTGGCCTGGATCGCGCATCTGGTGACGCGGCTCTTCGGGTCGAAGGGCCGGGCGGAAAACGCGCGCGTGGCGACCTCCTGGACCTTGCTGGCGGTGTCGCCGGCGATGCTGCTCAACGGGCTGACCGAGGGCTTCGTCGGCCCCGGCCCGGCGCTGCAGCTGGTCGGTATCGTCGCACTCGGTGGGTTTATCTGGATCTGGGTCAACACGCTCTACGTCGCGGAATGGGAGCCGGAGGAAACCCATGTTTGA
- a CDS encoding SufB/SufD family protein: MMVAEAKKTATEDRLAALDVPRDGGWLGAARDDALGRLRAVGLPARRDEYWRYTDPRAFIAPEPKLDAATQSGDPFAGVDCVTVTVEDGRVTLPADLPEGLELTTLADAAGADIHWAKDLYGKLEAMGSRPVLRPLAMLNTAAATDGLLLRATGPVAKPVHLRMAGTGDPILHHVVKVEAGASVTLLESGTAGARFNTVAEIEVAGTGAFHHLRVQGPDAGRHPNTHLFARLGEGSVFKSFTASANGPMTRNEAVLELTGDDAVAHIAGAALGSGAFHHDDTVFVTHDAVGCESRQVFKKVLRNGATGVFQGKILVKEGAQKTDGYQISQSLLLDDDSQFLAKPELEIYADDVACSHGSTTGAIDETALFYLRSRGVPRAKAVELLVLSFLAEAVEEIEDEALREMMTERLADWVALG; this comes from the coding sequence GTGATGGTGGCGGAAGCGAAGAAAACCGCGACCGAGGACCGGCTCGCGGCCCTTGACGTGCCGCGGGACGGCGGCTGGCTGGGTGCGGCCCGCGACGACGCGCTGGGCCGGCTGCGGGCCGTGGGCTTGCCCGCGCGCCGCGACGAATACTGGCGCTACACCGATCCGCGCGCCTTCATCGCGCCCGAGCCCAAGCTAGACGCGGCCACGCAGTCGGGCGACCCCTTCGCGGGCGTCGATTGCGTCACCGTGACGGTCGAGGACGGCCGCGTCACGCTGCCCGCTGATCTGCCCGAGGGGTTGGAGCTCACCACCCTCGCGGACGCGGCGGGGGCCGACATCCATTGGGCGAAGGACCTCTATGGTAAGCTCGAGGCGATGGGCTCCCGCCCGGTGCTGCGCCCGCTGGCCATGCTGAACACCGCTGCTGCCACCGACGGGCTCCTGCTCCGCGCCACGGGCCCGGTCGCGAAGCCTGTGCATTTGCGGATGGCGGGCACGGGCGACCCGATCCTGCACCACGTTGTCAAGGTCGAGGCCGGCGCGTCCGTCACGCTGCTGGAATCGGGCACCGCCGGCGCGCGGTTCAACACCGTGGCCGAGATCGAGGTCGCCGGGACCGGCGCCTTCCACCACCTGCGCGTCCAGGGCCCCGATGCGGGGCGGCATCCGAACACGCATCTCTTCGCGCGGCTGGGCGAGGGGTCGGTCTTCAAATCCTTCACCGCCAGCGCCAACGGTCCGATGACCCGCAACGAGGCCGTGCTCGAACTGACCGGCGATGATGCCGTGGCCCATATCGCGGGCGCGGCATTGGGGTCGGGCGCGTTCCACCATGACGACACGGTTTTCGTGACCCATGACGCCGTGGGCTGCGAAAGCCGGCAGGTCTTCAAGAAGGTGCTGCGCAACGGTGCGACCGGCGTCTTCCAGGGCAAGATCCTGGTGAAAGAGGGCGCGCAGAAGACCGATGGCTACCAGATCAGCCAGTCGCTGCTTCTGGACGATGACAGCCAGTTCCTCGCCAAGCCCGAGCTCGAGATCTATGCCGACGACGTCGCCTGCTCGCACGGCTCGACGACCGGCGCGATCGACGAGACGGCGCTGTTCTACCTGCGCTCGCGCGGGGTGCCGCGGGCCAAGGCGGTCGAGCTTCTGGTCCTCAGCTTCCTGGCCGAGGCCGTGGAGGAGATCGAGGACGAGGCGCTGCGCGAGATGATGACTGAGCGGCTGGCCGACTGGGTCGCGCTGGGCTGA
- the sufC gene encoding Fe-S cluster assembly ATPase SufC encodes MLKIENLHVKLEEEDKAILKGVNLTVEAGKVHAIMGPNGSGKSTLSYVLSGRDGYEVTEGSATMEGEELLDLEPEERAALGLFLAFQYPVEIPGVGNMTFMRTAVNAQRKARGEDELSAGDFLKLVREKAKTLKIDADMLKRPVNVGFSGGEKKRNEILQMAMLEPKMCILDETDSGLDVDAMKLVSEGVNALRDAGRGFLVITHYQRLLDHIKPDVVHIMADGRIVKTGGPELALEVEKNGYGDILNEVA; translated from the coding sequence ATGCTGAAGATCGAGAACCTGCACGTGAAGCTGGAAGAAGAGGACAAGGCGATCCTCAAGGGCGTCAACCTGACCGTAGAGGCCGGCAAGGTCCATGCCATCATGGGCCCCAACGGCTCCGGCAAGTCGACCCTGTCCTACGTGCTCTCGGGCCGCGACGGCTACGAGGTGACGGAAGGCTCGGCTACGATGGAGGGCGAGGAGCTGCTCGACCTCGAGCCCGAGGAGCGTGCCGCGCTGGGCCTGTTCCTTGCCTTCCAGTACCCCGTCGAGATCCCGGGCGTCGGCAACATGACCTTCATGCGCACCGCGGTGAACGCCCAGCGCAAAGCCCGCGGCGAGGACGAGCTGTCGGCCGGCGACTTCCTCAAGCTGGTGCGCGAGAAGGCCAAGACGCTGAAGATCGACGCCGACATGCTCAAGCGCCCCGTCAACGTGGGCTTCTCGGGCGGCGAGAAGAAGCGCAACGAGATCCTGCAGATGGCGATGCTGGAGCCCAAGATGTGCATCCTCGACGAGACCGATTCCGGCCTCGACGTGGACGCGATGAAGCTGGTCTCCGAAGGCGTGAATGCGCTGCGCGACGCGGGCCGCGGCTTCCTCGTCATCACCCACTACCAGCGTCTTCTGGACCACATCAAACCCGATGTGGTGCACATCATGGCCGATGGCCGGATCGTGAAGACCGGCGGGCCCGAACTCGCGCTCGAGGTCGAGAAGAACGGCTATGGCGACATCCTGAACGAGGTGGCGTGA